A window of the Bacteriovorax sp. PP10 genome harbors these coding sequences:
- a CDS encoding universal stress protein: MKNYVLCTTLDNECLNTLQKIRHQVDLKHTMVHIVTVVKLNIYQIDLSPYIYPTEIQYANLELKAIEIMKKLGESLNIDSSQIIYQCFFEYNKKETIKTYLEKINADLVVVATRGKYGIPGLFSSSFADFLCKFSPCDILVMRPTK, translated from the coding sequence ATGAAAAACTATGTACTGTGCACAACTCTCGACAACGAATGCTTAAATACACTTCAAAAGATTCGTCATCAAGTTGATTTAAAACATACAATGGTACATATCGTGACAGTAGTGAAACTCAATATCTATCAAATTGATCTTAGTCCTTATATTTACCCTACAGAAATTCAATATGCGAATCTGGAACTGAAGGCCATCGAAATAATGAAAAAGCTGGGTGAATCTCTCAACATTGATAGTAGTCAAATTATCTATCAATGCTTTTTTGAATATAATAAAAAAGAAACAATTAAGACATATTTGGAAAAAATAAATGCTGATCTCGTTGTCGTTGCAACTAGAGGCAAATATGGCATTCCAGGGTTATTTTCCAGTTCGTTTGCCGATTTTCTCTGTAAATTCTCTCCTTGCGATATTCTTGTTATGAGACCGACAAAATAA
- a CDS encoding type III polyketide synthase, translating into MGTIHSVVTSFPENYVSQDEISNEIGSIWPDKRKHVDQFHQSSQVKGRHLAIPLADYKNLGDIGDRSSKWLEVAVELQTNNINNLLKKAGLLPSDISLITTTTVTGLAIPTLEARLMNKIAFKPNTKRLPIFGLGCLGGVAGINRVNDYLKGHPTEAALLLATELCSLTFQFQDKSVANLVGTSLFADGSAAVLILGDEHPLAKKGQFKILSGESFFYPNTERIMGWDIVSSGFQIVLSGDVPKIVAENVKPNITEFLSGNKITLSDVGFMVSHPGGPKVLDKISEISDRSSEEFRHSWTSLKDKGNMSSVSVLHVLEKTIEDNRAPNELGLMLAMGPAFCSEMCLIKKV; encoded by the coding sequence ATGGGTACTATTCATTCAGTTGTGACCAGCTTTCCTGAAAATTATGTTTCACAAGATGAAATTAGCAATGAGATCGGAAGTATCTGGCCGGATAAGAGAAAGCATGTTGATCAGTTTCATCAATCTTCTCAGGTAAAAGGAAGACACCTGGCCATTCCTTTGGCCGATTATAAAAATCTTGGAGATATTGGGGATCGTTCTAGTAAGTGGTTAGAAGTCGCAGTTGAATTACAGACTAACAATATTAATAATCTTCTAAAAAAAGCAGGGCTTCTGCCTTCAGATATAAGTTTAATTACGACAACGACTGTTACAGGTCTTGCAATCCCAACACTTGAAGCTCGCTTAATGAATAAAATAGCCTTCAAACCAAATACAAAAAGACTTCCAATTTTTGGTTTAGGATGTCTTGGTGGCGTCGCAGGGATAAACAGAGTTAATGATTATCTAAAAGGCCATCCCACAGAAGCAGCACTATTGCTGGCAACTGAATTGTGTTCGCTCACTTTTCAGTTTCAAGATAAGAGTGTGGCCAATCTAGTTGGTACAAGTCTTTTTGCCGATGGATCGGCCGCAGTTTTGATCTTAGGTGATGAACATCCATTAGCTAAAAAAGGGCAATTCAAAATTTTAAGCGGAGAAAGTTTCTTTTATCCAAACACAGAAAGAATCATGGGATGGGATATCGTTTCTTCAGGTTTTCAAATTGTTTTAAGTGGTGATGTTCCTAAGATTGTCGCAGAAAATGTGAAGCCGAATATTACAGAGTTTCTTTCAGGGAATAAAATCACACTAAGTGATGTCGGGTTTATGGTTTCTCACCCGGGGGGGCCAAAAGTTCTTGATAAGATCAGTGAAATTTCTGACCGATCATCAGAAGAGTTCAGACACAGTTGGACTAGTTTGAAAGATAAGGGAAATATGTCTTCAGTTTCAGTACTACATGTTCTGGAGAAAACGATTGAAGATAACAGAGCTCCAAACGAACTAGGACTCATGCTTGCAATGGGGCCCGCATTTTGTTCTGAAATGTGCCTGATCAAAAAAGTGTAG
- a CDS encoding NAD(P)/FAD-dependent oxidoreductase — translation MSLAKLENNKLKIGIVGAGPAGSMSAYFLASQGHAVTLFERKKEVERKVCGEYLCPEGVRLLEELNLFDRLCAGFEELNGMVLVSPTNISIPSYFPQTDKKKVNKGLSLNRKIFDQRLLGLALETGAVLLKDTTVTRVVQNTNQKWTVIANEENYEFDLLIAADGRQSKIGHTLKHLKFIDTKRAAIHCYLSRKVDRGQRLGEMHILNENRYCGLDPISDDEVNFSVVCDSKRLKKNTPQNIINEVLASSIRLNQMFDPVDDNTEIKVVTSLKNKNLYIAGNGLAYVGDAAGFIDPLTGEGIYNALLTSKLLKESIEQSENMNHALALYKRKKNNLSFQKNILNNFFQFLIKRPLLVNLTAVFLKKSQKRANHFIGIIGNIHGPLTGFIKMLKA, via the coding sequence ATGTCATTGGCGAAATTAGAGAATAATAAACTTAAGATTGGGATCGTTGGCGCTGGGCCAGCAGGATCTATGAGTGCTTATTTTCTTGCTTCACAAGGCCACGCTGTTACTTTATTTGAGCGTAAAAAAGAGGTCGAACGTAAGGTTTGTGGCGAGTACTTATGCCCTGAGGGAGTAAGGTTACTTGAAGAGCTCAACCTTTTTGATCGGTTATGTGCAGGCTTCGAAGAACTTAACGGTATGGTTCTTGTATCACCTACGAATATTTCTATACCTAGTTATTTCCCCCAAACCGATAAGAAAAAAGTGAATAAAGGTTTGTCACTTAATCGTAAAATTTTTGATCAAAGGCTTTTGGGTCTGGCACTTGAGACAGGTGCTGTATTGCTGAAGGATACGACCGTAACAAGAGTCGTCCAAAATACAAATCAAAAATGGACTGTTATCGCTAATGAGGAAAATTACGAATTTGACTTGTTAATAGCAGCAGATGGACGTCAGTCTAAAATTGGACATACTTTAAAACATTTAAAATTCATTGATACTAAGAGAGCGGCCATCCATTGTTATTTATCTCGAAAAGTTGATCGTGGGCAAAGGCTCGGAGAGATGCATATCTTAAATGAAAATAGATATTGTGGCCTTGATCCAATTAGTGATGACGAAGTAAATTTTTCAGTTGTTTGTGATTCAAAAAGATTAAAAAAAAACACTCCGCAAAATATCATCAATGAAGTTCTGGCAAGCTCAATTCGTTTAAATCAAATGTTTGATCCTGTTGATGATAATACCGAGATAAAGGTAGTTACTAGTTTGAAGAATAAAAACCTTTATATTGCTGGAAATGGGCTTGCTTATGTGGGGGATGCAGCTGGCTTTATAGACCCTCTTACGGGAGAAGGAATTTATAATGCTCTTTTAACAAGCAAATTATTAAAAGAGAGCATTGAGCAGTCTGAAAATATGAATCATGCTCTTGCGCTTTATAAACGCAAAAAAAATAATCTAAGTTTTCAAAAGAATATTCTAAATAATTTCTTTCAATTTTTAATCAAAAGACCATTGTTAGTTAATTTAACAGCAGTATTTTTAAAAAAATCACAAAAAAGAGCAAACCATTTTATCGGAATCATCGGAAATATACATGGCCCGCTTACGGGTTTCATCAAAATGCTAAAAGCATAA
- a CDS encoding isoprenylcysteine carboxylmethyltransferase family protein yields the protein MVKETVILNIIILFYLLQRVSEMLMSKSNEEWLKKNYKVVEVNPKEAVFMKIFHSFWFISLLIEANLRKHLQSDLFAMFIYLVLGICLVVRFYSMEKLKRFWTIKVLSIPQQKIVSDGLYKYIRHPNYLIVVFEFIFIPLLLSSYYTLFAFSILNGFVLYRRIKIEEENLSKNTNYKEIFKGVSRMIPYFLILLLTINLPLSAEEIHYQFKDYKEAKKSENYINFESTSTKFGMINSTFDGYAKDITVKYHLNGKVIEHLETIIESNTLDTDVDSRNQKMFNSILETDKYPQIKIVINEKVTLSEGEHQVEMIFFIKDKQILKKVSYVVEVKNGKFWIYGKTALGLKELGLPDPSIIIAKVRDLFDLKFSITLQ from the coding sequence ATGGTTAAAGAGACAGTTATTCTGAATATTATTATTTTGTTTTACTTATTACAGCGGGTAAGTGAAATGCTTATGAGTAAAAGCAATGAAGAATGGCTAAAGAAAAATTATAAGGTCGTCGAAGTGAATCCTAAAGAAGCTGTCTTTATGAAAATTTTCCATTCATTTTGGTTTATCTCATTATTAATTGAGGCGAACTTGAGAAAGCATCTTCAATCTGATTTATTCGCAATGTTTATTTATCTTGTCTTGGGTATTTGTCTGGTCGTAAGATTTTACTCAATGGAGAAGCTAAAGAGGTTTTGGACAATTAAAGTTTTATCTATCCCACAACAAAAAATTGTGAGTGATGGTCTTTACAAATATATCCGACATCCCAATTATTTAATTGTGGTATTTGAATTTATATTCATCCCTTTACTCTTAAGTTCTTACTATACACTATTTGCTTTTTCTATCTTAAATGGATTTGTTTTATATCGACGTATCAAGATTGAAGAAGAAAATTTAAGTAAAAATACCAATTACAAAGAAATTTTTAAAGGCGTTAGCAGAATGATACCATACTTTTTAATCTTACTATTGACTATTAATCTTCCGTTAAGTGCAGAAGAAATTCATTATCAATTCAAAGATTATAAAGAAGCAAAAAAATCAGAAAATTATATCAATTTTGAAAGTACGAGCACAAAGTTTGGAATGATTAATTCGACCTTCGATGGTTATGCAAAAGATATTACAGTGAAGTATCATTTAAATGGAAAAGTTATTGAGCATTTGGAAACCATTATTGAAAGTAATACTCTTGATACAGATGTCGATTCCAGAAATCAAAAGATGTTTAATTCTATTTTAGAAACTGATAAGTATCCTCAAATTAAAATTGTTATTAATGAGAAAGTGACATTGTCAGAGGGAGAACATCAAGTTGAGATGATCTTCTTTATTAAAGATAAGCAAATTCTCAAAAAAGTATCTTATGTTGTAGAAGTTAAAAATGGAAAATTTTGGATTTACGGGAAAACTGCTTTAGGATTAAAGGAGCTTGGTCTACCTGATCCTAGTATTATCATCGCTAAAGTAAGGGATC
- a CDS encoding RND transporter family protein: MKKISPLKLCFLILLIPTLLLFVWTKDLVQNNKEYLFLNKDLKQSYDHFVETFGHDDQLLLEIPKLNSDNNQTLQEKVLATTGKLSAHNIVSWTTPADTTRKKLPSEWLQFYDEHPEMDFKLTTKDSLFLVVQVPNINDKEQILFYKDMLNLPFSINMAGMGYTNYHLNAMGETIQTKLFPLLFILTLLASFYYYRNWEITLFVFINSLFATMIGLAVLKIGYGEANILTTSVPLINFVTTQSLSIHIISGLFTYQTIGLTYKRKLTPMLLMVSSTIVGFFSLITSDIIAVKQFAITSSLTLLITTVFFMITWRFILKDARFDKKIMTPLNLLYSPKFVTRPMVYIFSIICLLLAVYAYPRLTTTVEALYFFPKDHQLVTSFNRIESSLGGTPKLDVIFTKPDKADFEQTDLIKMNNIQEHLKNELLHRFPKVQFISPASLIKNANYAYTGEKKIPESSLAASAVLSQVPASLKSGYSETDQYHLTILNPTIPTEEYDKMLTTVDQVLKQTSNEYKFSFNGLNYTLMQSQQNLVHSLLISLGLSIALVCLIVGVSFRDFKKLSHFIVSNTPPITLTIAVLYFTHTALNISTIKTFSISFGMIFDSTIHLLYNYKRPNLDSNIFQQAVLNPIYLSSFVTIGSFIIFGFHDFVPIKQFGLLLAFLLTLGLFFDVLLLPILEKGKTAK; the protein is encoded by the coding sequence ATGAAAAAAATAAGTCCTTTAAAATTATGCTTTTTAATTTTACTCATTCCAACTCTCTTACTTTTTGTATGGACTAAAGATTTAGTTCAAAACAATAAAGAATATCTTTTTTTAAATAAGGACTTAAAACAAAGCTATGATCATTTCGTTGAGACCTTTGGACATGATGATCAACTTCTTCTAGAAATCCCTAAACTCAATTCTGACAACAATCAGACACTCCAAGAAAAGGTTTTAGCGACAACTGGTAAGCTTAGTGCCCATAACATTGTTTCATGGACAACCCCAGCAGATACAACCCGCAAGAAGCTTCCAAGTGAATGGTTACAATTCTATGATGAACATCCAGAAATGGATTTTAAACTTACGACTAAGGATAGCTTATTTCTCGTCGTACAGGTTCCTAACATTAACGATAAAGAGCAAATTCTTTTTTATAAAGATATGCTTAATCTCCCTTTTTCAATCAACATGGCAGGAATGGGTTATACAAATTACCACCTGAATGCCATGGGGGAAACTATCCAGACAAAACTCTTTCCTTTGCTCTTCATACTCACTTTGCTGGCCTCTTTCTACTATTACCGGAACTGGGAGATCACCCTTTTTGTTTTTATTAACTCTCTTTTTGCTACGATGATAGGTCTAGCTGTTTTAAAAATTGGTTATGGTGAAGCTAATATTCTCACAACATCTGTTCCACTAATTAACTTTGTAACAACTCAGTCTTTGAGCATTCATATCATCAGCGGTTTATTCACTTATCAAACCATTGGCCTGACTTATAAAAGAAAACTCACTCCAATGCTCTTAATGGTTTCAAGTACGATTGTTGGTTTTTTCTCCTTAATTACAAGTGATATTATCGCTGTTAAGCAATTCGCGATTACTTCCTCACTCACTCTTTTAATTACGACAGTTTTTTTCATGATTACCTGGAGATTTATTTTAAAAGATGCTCGTTTTGATAAGAAAATAATGACTCCTCTTAATCTTTTATATTCACCTAAATTTGTTACAAGACCAATGGTTTATATCTTTTCCATTATCTGTCTGTTGCTTGCGGTCTATGCTTACCCCAGATTAACGACAACGGTTGAGGCCTTATATTTTTTCCCTAAAGATCATCAGCTGGTCACTTCGTTCAATCGCATAGAATCTAGTCTTGGGGGAACTCCTAAGTTAGACGTTATTTTTACAAAACCTGATAAGGCCGATTTTGAACAGACCGATCTGATAAAAATGAACAATATTCAGGAGCATTTAAAAAATGAGCTGCTTCACCGATTCCCTAAAGTTCAATTCATTTCTCCTGCAAGTTTAATTAAAAATGCAAATTATGCTTACACTGGAGAGAAGAAAATACCTGAGAGTTCACTCGCGGCCAGTGCAGTGTTGTCTCAAGTCCCAGCTTCACTAAAGAGCGGCTACTCAGAAACTGATCAATATCACTTAACTATTTTAAACCCAACTATACCAACCGAAGAATATGACAAAATGCTTACGACTGTTGACCAGGTTTTAAAACAGACATCAAATGAGTATAAATTTTCTTTCAATGGATTAAATTATACGTTAATGCAGTCACAGCAAAATCTGGTCCACTCTCTTTTGATCAGCCTGGGATTAAGTATCGCTTTAGTTTGCTTAATTGTTGGAGTCAGCTTTCGTGATTTTAAAAAGCTATCTCATTTCATCGTTTCTAATACGCCACCAATTACATTAACAATCGCTGTTTTATACTTTACGCATACGGCATTAAATATCTCGACCATAAAAACTTTTAGTATTTCTTTTGGGATGATTTTCGATAGTACTATTCACTTACTTTACAATTATAAAAGACCTAACTTGGACTCTAATATTTTTCAGCAGGCCGTATTAAATCCTATTTATCTAAGTTCTTTTGTTACCATAGGGTCATTTATTATTTTTGGCTTCCATGATTTCGTGCCCATCAAACAATTTGGTCTACTACTGGCGTTCCTTCTTACATTAGGACTCTTCTTTGACGTATTGTTACTACCCATCTTAGAAAAAGGAAAAACTGCAAAATAA
- a CDS encoding helix-turn-helix transcriptional regulator produces the protein MTNLQENKIKIITFIILLCVSIFTLVDIIVDMKEGVPLNHLIHEAAIWLFSMAGAYYQFRIITWQKNEMDGYQEKIQELDYTNRKLKLEQEDFQKKISHLSSEFLVNIDEQFNKWSFSRGEKEIALLLIKGLAMKEIADIRGSNENTVRQQASQIYKKSSLGGRMELSAFFLDDLLALSKLPGK, from the coding sequence ATGACAAACCTGCAAGAGAATAAAATAAAGATTATCACATTCATTATATTACTTTGTGTGAGTATCTTCACATTGGTCGATATTATTGTAGATATGAAGGAAGGCGTTCCTCTTAATCATCTTATTCATGAAGCTGCTATCTGGTTATTTTCAATGGCCGGTGCCTACTATCAATTTAGAATTATAACGTGGCAAAAAAATGAGATGGATGGGTACCAGGAAAAGATCCAGGAACTCGATTATACGAACCGTAAACTTAAACTTGAACAAGAAGATTTCCAAAAAAAGATCTCGCACTTATCTTCAGAATTTTTGGTGAATATAGACGAGCAGTTTAATAAGTGGTCATTTAGTCGTGGGGAAAAGGAGATTGCCCTCCTCCTTATTAAGGGATTAGCAATGAAAGAGATTGCTGATATCCGTGGATCAAATGAGAATACAGTCAGACAACAAGCAAGCCAGATTTACAAAAAAAGCTCACTTGGTGGAAGAATGGAGTTAAGTGCATTCTTTTTAGACGATCTGCTCGCTCTATCTAAATTACCCGGAAAATAA
- a CDS encoding universal stress protein, which produces MKILWAFDPFQKNKKLNISGKKILETLFHSKKDSIEVAYVASKAEAELTTAFNVPEGIRYSLYPKKVINAQLKKLKMRETPVDIISSKKISLSSMIKEFVKYTKDQKVDLVVMASNGKDLLPRLIFGSFCETLIHSSECDLLIYHQKTKFIASKSAKKILYAHDFTDKGDLGLKRVIEYAKKWNAQITVLHIPMFLSDMTYEQFKAITEKRALEIENSIKKENCPYEMIINYEVKPVHKIILGVANKINADLIAVSAQASKFTALLGGSTTRQILRESKLPSLILKVK; this is translated from the coding sequence ATGAAAATATTATGGGCGTTTGATCCTTTTCAAAAAAATAAAAAATTAAATATTTCAGGTAAAAAAATCCTTGAGACCTTATTCCACTCTAAAAAAGACTCTATCGAAGTTGCCTACGTGGCATCGAAGGCCGAAGCAGAACTAACAACTGCATTCAATGTTCCCGAAGGTATTCGTTACTCTCTCTATCCTAAGAAAGTAATCAATGCTCAACTTAAAAAATTAAAGATGAGAGAGACTCCCGTTGATATTATCTCTTCAAAAAAAATATCTTTATCATCTATGATCAAAGAATTTGTAAAATACACTAAAGACCAAAAAGTCGATTTAGTCGTAATGGCCTCGAACGGAAAAGATTTGCTCCCACGCCTTATCTTTGGAAGTTTCTGTGAGACACTCATTCATTCTTCTGAATGCGATTTACTTATCTATCATCAGAAAACAAAGTTCATTGCCTCTAAATCTGCAAAAAAAATTCTTTATGCTCACGACTTTACTGATAAAGGAGACTTGGGGTTAAAAAGAGTTATTGAGTATGCAAAAAAATGGAATGCACAAATCACAGTTCTTCACATTCCAATGTTTCTTTCAGATATGACTTATGAACAATTTAAAGCAATCACTGAAAAGCGTGCTCTTGAAATTGAAAACAGTATAAAAAAAGAGAACTGCCCTTATGAGATGATTATTAACTATGAAGTAAAACCAGTTCATAAAATCATTCTTGGAGTGGCCAATAAAATAAATGCAGATCTTATCGCCGTCAGTGCCCAGGCCAGCAAGTTTACGGCACTTCTTGGAGGAAGTACGACCAGACAAATTCTTCGAGAGTCTAAACTCCCTTCCCTCATTTTAAAGGTGAAATAG